The nucleotide window AGAAAGCATGTTCGTCCACGTGTTCTAATCAGGTGAGCGATGTTGAGAATAACCTGCACACAGTCATTACAGATTTGCCATGTACCAACAGAATAATGACTACAAAATTTTACAGGCTCCCCACGAAGAAGAATTGATAGATACCAAAAATACCCATGTAGAGTTGGTTAGGAGGCAGCTAGGACGGCCATCACATCGGACGCCTTCAAAACAATGTAATCAGCACCGTCAGCACCCTTGAACTCGCTTCCTGCATATTTGGAGTACATGACAGTGCTCCCCGGGATGATCTTCAATGCCCTTCTATTGCCCTCCTGATCCAACGGCCCAGGGCCAACCGCAATCACCTATTATTACATTCAGGGCAAACACACGAGGTAACAGCATTTTTAGTAGGTACGACATGCACTAAATAATCCCTCCAATAAACTCCGACATATTTCTACATGCAATAGtgtcatcagaaaaaaaaaaaaaatgtagcatCCTAATGATATGCCTTTTTCTTGAAGTGGAAATCTCACCGTCCCAATGGAAGGCTTGTCTTTTGTGGCCTCAGTCAATAGTAAGCCACCTCCGGTCTTCTCTTCAGCTTCTGCAACctaagatagaaaaaaagaaagacatgTTGATCACTAATAGCACAAGGATTTCCGCAAACTAATCTCGATCATAGTTCCGATATTATTCAAATAGCTTGAGAGCAATGATGGTGTATTCCAACTATCGGTGTATCAGCATCAAAACAGAAGAGGGGATCGATCCCACAGTGAAATGTCCCTATATATTATTGTGAGATGATTGTAAGAAAATCCAGAGCAAGGTCATGCAAGTGTTACGAGAGTATTTTTACCAGAGTCTTAAATTGGGAGTAAAAAAGAATGAAAAACAAAGAAAGACAATGAAGAAAAGTTCAAGAAAAATATCATGCCACAGTTGCTAATTCTTTTAAATTCAGTTTCCAAAACATTGTGGATGAGGTTCAACAATCTTCCCGCAAAGATAGGCTTGTACTTCAAGTTTCAAGCAACATTGGCATCAACAATTAGGGGAACCAAACACCTTTACCAGCTTTATCTCACATAAGTAATCCAATCTGAGTATATGTCATGGAATGAAACTCTCATGTGAAGGTCAGATCGCATGGCATTTGAACCTAGAAGCCCCAGATACCAGGTTGCCCTTCTTACAGTCACTAGTAAGTTGCTCAATAAGTTAAGCAGTAATTTCAAGATGCTGCATTGggaaagagggaaaagagaggaagggttttttttttttgaagtatacCACGGTCGGGATTGGACTGCAAGCAAAAACTGTATCCACCAGAAATAAGTCTTGCAACAAACCTTGATTAGAACTCGGTCGTTAAGTGGCTTGAGGTCCTTAATATCATCAGTATCAAGAATACCCATGATGTCATCTTCCTTCAACAAAAGATGCTTAGAACCATTGAATTCAAGCTCTGTTCCTGCATACTTTGAGTAGATGACCTGTTTACCAACCTACAACCAAATAAACACTGGGCGTCATCAAACCTGAGGAACAAGATGGTATGCTAAAGACAAATTATAGGTACGAGGAAAGATCGGGTATCCGATTACACTATTTTAACTAGTAAAACAACAAACTAACACCCTCAAGTATCCAACTACAACAATAAACTATCGAGAAACTAGTGTAAATGAACTTAGATAAAAGAAACATATACAAGTCGAAGCAAGATAGACTGTTGAATAATACAAAATTTAATCTTTTAATCTTGTAATATGGGCCCTTGTTTTCCAAATCCAGATTGTGAATACACAGAATGCAAATGCATTCGTGTAAAAATATCACTCTTTCTGAAAGTCTAATGTTGGAGACCTCTGAGTGGAAAATCTTCCAAGAAGACACGAGAACTAGTACAACATTAAGAACAGGATATTTTTGTTACTAAGATGTACATTGCGACTCTTGCCGAAACTCACAGGAATGGATACATACAATGGCCTTGAGTGAAATGGAAACAACAAATTGTCAAGCAAAAGAGATACCTCGACACTGATGTTTATTTCCTTCTTCCCAATTGTTTTGCCTTCTCCAACGGCAACAATTTCACCCCCTTGAGGTTTTGACTGGGCAGTCGTTGGAAGCAGTATGCCTCCACTGGTTTTCTCCTCTGACGACTTGATCTTAACTAGCACCCTATCACCCAATGGCTTGATGGATGAATACTGCAACAACCATGAAATCCAATGAAGGGTCTTAAAGAGTAAAAAACATATCATTCGTTCACAAAAGGTGCATTTAGTCCTGCTTGATGACTTATCAGTTCAGAGACATAAATCAACAAGAATGCGAAGGCTTGAAGAAGGGTAGCTAATGCACCTGCAAGGCGCTTACCACCTGAATTGCATATAAGAAGCATATAGCAAATGGCATTTTGTGTGGTGGACAAAGACATGGACACAAATACTTTAGAGATCGCATATGAGGTTTGCATGCAAACCAATCCAGTGTCCAATATTCCAAAAAAAAGTGCTCCCATTAACTTCCAGAAACAAGAAAATAAGAAATACAGAGAGACCTATAAAAAACATAACCATACTCTCTTCAACTTTAGTAAGTGAAATAATAATCAAATAGATACTGAGGTTAACTTATATTGGTAACCTGCAATCGATACAACCACAATAATTGATTCCCAGGATTGTCAGCCTGGTGATGGCAATAACAAAGGACTAAGTTCTTACGAATATTAACACCTCATCGATTTTAAAAGACAACAGATGGCTAAAAGTTAGAAAAAAGCAACAGAATTGACTGACGGTTGAGTGACATTACTGAATTGACTTCCCCCGGGAACACTACACTACACGGGGAGAATGATGATGGATTATTAATAAGCAAGAGGCTCCTACAAAATTCAATATTTGTCGGTCTTACCCTACAAGCATAGAGATTTTTTGTTGTGATTTGAACCCTGATTACCTAAGACACAAGGAGAAACTTTACGGTTGTACCAAGTATAGCTTTTCCTTCATGGATTAAGGAAAATGTGCAAAAGCTCAATT belongs to Musa acuminata AAA Group cultivar baxijiao chromosome BXJ1-11, Cavendish_Baxijiao_AAA, whole genome shotgun sequence and includes:
- the LOC103970774 gene encoding 20 kDa chaperonin, chloroplastic, with protein sequence MAALQPFGCGVGARSLPSFEGLRLAPPATRTSSSYSSSSSSSVGTLGLGLKRRSLPSLVVVKAATVIAPKYSSIKPLGDRVLVKIKSSEEKTSGGILLPTTAQSKPQGGEIVAVGEGKTIGKKEINISVEVGKQVIYSKYAGTELEFNGSKHLLLKEDDIMGILDTDDIKDLKPLNDRVLIKVAEAEEKTGGGLLLTEATKDKPSIGTVIAVGPGPLDQEGNRRALKIIPGSTVMYSKYAGSEFKGADGADYIVLKASDVMAVLAAS